A window of Agelaius phoeniceus isolate bAgePho1 chromosome 9, bAgePho1.hap1, whole genome shotgun sequence genomic DNA:
ggaagggaggggaggggagggtgtCCTCTGCCTCAGCCCCTTTCTCCGGGTTCTTGCGGCTTTGCCGGGGAGAATAAGATTTTGTGGAATATGGAATTGTAAACCTTGGAAGCACAAGGAGAagcagggatgctcccagggcagccgtGGCTGGGACCACACGGATCCAGCTCCCATAAGGCCAGAGCACTGGAGTGTCTGGATGTGGATTTGTCTTCCTTGCATcatccctaaaaaaaaaaggcccacGAGATCAGAATGCCTTCTGGGCCGTTCTAATTCTAAAAGAATGATGCAAATAATAATGATATCAAATAATAACGATATCAAGCAATAATTGTACCAAATAATAATGATATCGATGGTATCAAACAATAATGttgtaaaataataattcagCCGAGGTGCTGCAGAACCCTGAGCTGTGTAACCCAAGGAGGAGGAGACTTGTTGGGGCACAAAGATGAGTCCAGCAGGACATGTCCCAGCCAGTCTGGGCACTGGAATAAATATGAAAACCCCCACTCTGGTGGCATTAAGAAATGAAGGGAATTATTGCTTTATTCTCTCCCAGCTTCATTTTcctgccttcccttccccaggcccTTCCAATGGCACCTGGTGGCCCAACTCCAGCGCCAGCCACCTCCTGAGGGAGAACTACACCTTCCTGGCGTACTACCAGCATTCCTCCCCCGTGGCCCTCATGTTCATCCTGGCCTAcaccttcatcttcctcatGTGTGTGGTCGGCAATGTCCTAGTGTGCTTTGTGGTGGTGAAGAACCGCCAGATGCGCACGGTCACCAACATGTTCCTCCTCAACCTGGCCATCAGCGACCTGCTGGTGGGCATCTTCTGCATGCCCACCACCCTGGTGGACAACCTCATCACAGGTGAgcagggaagaggaaggggaaagattattttttttaaatttttatttgagGTTCTGGCCATTTGTGGTAAAATAAGTTTGGCCCTAATGCTGCATTTGCATATTTGTTTGAAGTTCAGCCATTCTTCACCAAGCAACATTGAAAAAAACCTCCTTTCTGCATTTACCTTCTCCCAtgctggctcagctctgcctgttgACCTTTCCAAAGATAAGAGAGTTGGGAGggttcagctgcagcagcagccaggccataGGGCAGGGTTTGTACTTATTGATTTTGGGGTGtgatttatgtatttattgGTATTGGGGTCAAGAAACAAGATTAAAATCCTTCTGATTGAGGGTCCCAAAGTCGGTAGGAAAAATGATACCACGTTCCTTGAGTCTCTAAGTGTCATGTGTATCTTTTTTACCAATTTTGGGGTTCTTCAAGGATCATGCCATTAAAGGCTATCTCCACACAAGCTGGGAGCAGGACTTAGCATACCCCAGCAACAACACAGTGGATGGGGACACCTCAAGGGAGCTGGGTGGGCCAGAGGCACCCACAGCCTGCATGGTGTCCCCTCACAGGTTGGCCCTTTGACAACACCATGTGCAAAATGAGCGGGCTGGTGCAGGGCATGTCCGTCTCCGCCTCGGTTTTCACGCTGGTGGCCATCGCTGTGGAGAGGTACGTTGgcacggggacatggggacatggggatgtggggacatggggacgtGGGGATGTGGGGTGCAAATCATCTCCAGCAGGTCCAGGTGCCCTGTGCCGTTCCCATTGTGGGAAAGCTCCTGGGAATGTCAGGAGCCTGtcacagctctccaggagcaCCACAAAGCTGGGGCATTCCAGCAAGGTGTCCTTCCCCACGCCAGGATGAACACAccaacccagctctgccaccaaAAGACACATGTAAAGAGCAACCCATCTCACCCTCCATTCTCACCCCTGGGTCCTGGCCACCCTCATTCCCCAGGATGCCCAAAGCCACCATGAGCTGTTCTCCCCCAGGTTTCGCTGCATTGTCCACCCCTTCCGGCAGAAGCTGACGCTGAGGAAAGCCCTGCTGACCATCGCCGTCATctgggtgctggccctgctcatCATGTGCCCCGCTGCCGTCACCCTGACTGTCACCAGGGAGGAGCACCACTTCATGGTGGACACCTACAACAACTCCTACCCTCTCTACTCCTGCTGGGAGGCCTGGCCCGAGACAGGGATGAGGAGGATCTACACCACCGTCCTCTTCTCCCACATCTACGTGGCTCCCCTCGCCCTCATCGTCGTCATGTACGCCCGCATCGCCTTCAAGCTCTTCAAGtcggtggcgcctgcccagggCGGAGAGGAGCCGGAGGGGAGGAGGATCTCCCGGAGGAAGGCCAAGGTCATCAACATGCTCATCATCGTTGCCCTCTTCTTCAGCGTCTCCTGGCTGCCCCTCTGGACGCTGATGCTGCTGACGGACTACGGGCGGCTGAGCGAGGCCCAGCTGCGCCTGCTCACCGTCTACGTCTACCCGCTGGCGCACTGGCTGGCCTTCTTCAACAGCAGCGCCAACCCCATCATCTACGGGTACTTCAATGAGAACTTCCGACGCGCCTTCCAGGAGGTCTTCAGGGCCCCGCTCTGCTCGTGGCACTGCCAGCGCGGGCCCTACGCCCCTCGGAGCCGCGGCCCCCGGATGCTTTTTGGCACCCGTAACCGCATCCTGAGCCAGGCGCGGGCCAGTGCCTCGCCGGCCGTGTCCGAGTCAGGGCCGCTggccccgcgccgcgccggcaTCCCTGCGTGGGACGGCTGAGGCCACCAAACCCCTCTGGACAGAGGGATTGCGGGGTGGGGAGTGGGGATTGGCCACAGACATGGAAATAAAGGTGTGTCCAATTGATGCCTTGTTCCTGGCTAGGCTCCTCCACTTCCCACCATGGCACTGAGCCCCCTGGGCCCTGCCAGAACCCCCCTAACCCAGCCCAGTCCAGGCACGGggccagggaaggcagggatccAGGAGAAGTGTGGGAGAACGGGCCATCCTGTCCGTGCTTGGCCATGCCATGGAGAGGCATGCAGCACCATGCTGTGCTGGACCAAGCCATGCCATGCGGGACCATGCCAAGCCACGCTGCCATGGCCGTGCCAGGCAGGACCAAGCCAGATTGTGCTGGACCATGCTGTCATGGCCATGGGGAATGGACCATTCCATGGCCATCCCATGGATGGGCGATGCTGTGGCCATGTTGTACCAAGGCGTGCCATGCTGGACCACGCCATCCCATGCTAGACCAAACCACGCCGTGCAGGACAATTCCACTCCTCACATTTGTGGCCATTCCTGACCACATCCCACTATACTGCAGTGCCATTGCCATGCCAGTCCATGCCACCTCATGCTGTTACACCCATGCTGGGCCGAACCATGCCATGCCAGattgtgccagcccagccttgTGTGGCCATTCCAGGCAGGATCATGCCGTGCTGGAACACGCCACCGCTTGGTACCGTGGCCATGCTGaactgtgctgggctgggacctCTCTGTGCGGGTCCCTGACAACCCAGGCTGTTGTGGCCATCGTGAGCAGGACCGTTCCAAGCTGGCAGGGCCATTCCAAGACAGGAAGAACCATTCccagccaggcagagccatTCCCAGCCGGGCAGAGCCATTCCGAGTTGGGAAGGACTATTCTCAGCCAGACAGGAagaaccattcccagctgggaagAACTATTCCAAACCAGGAAGAACCATTCCTAGCCAGGAATAACCATTCCAAGCTGGGAAGAAACATTCCCAGCCAGCAAGAACCATTCCAAGCTGGGCAGGGCCATTCCCAACCAAGAATAACCATTCTAAGACGGGCATGACCATTCCAAGCTAGGCACAAccattcccagccaggaatAACCATTCCAAGCTGGGAATAACCATTCCCAGCTCAGAATAACAATTCCAAGCCAGGCAGGACCATTCTAAATCATGAAGAACCATTCCAAGCCAGGAAGAACTATTCCAAACCAGGAATGACCATTCCCAGCTGTGAATAACCATTCCCAACCAGGAATAACCATTCCCAACCAGGAAGAACCATTCCCAACCAGGAAGAACCATCCCCAGACGGGAATAACCATTCCAAACCAGGAATGACCTTTCCCAGCTGGGAATAACCATTCCCAACCAGGAATAACCATTCCCAACCAGGAGTGACCtttcccaggcaggcaggaCCATTCCAAGCCAGGAAGAACCATTCCCAGCCGGGAGTTACCATTCCCAATCAGGAAGAACCATTCCCAGCGGGGAGTTACCATTCCAAGCCAGGAAGAACCATTCCCAATCAGGAAGAACCATTCCCAGCCGGGAGTTACCATTCCAAGCCAGGAATTACCATTCCCAACCAGGACTgaccattcccattccctgcgGCGCCGCGtggcgcggggcgggccgggcgcgCGGGCGGCGCATGCGCACTGTGCCCCGCCCCCCCCtcccggcggcgcggcggcggcggcgagcgCGGGCGCGTGCGCGGCGATGTCGGGGTACGGCGTGGAGGAGCGCGCCGGGCCCCACAGCCCCGAGTACCGGCTCTTCTTCAGTGAgtgccgcccccgccgcccccacTGCCCCTCACAGCCCGCCGGGCCCCGCCTGAGCCCGCTCAGGTGTGCCCCCGGTGCGTGACTGGGCTCCCTCCCCTTGCCTTGCAGAGGATGGCGCCGGGCGCTACATCTCCCCCTTCCACGATATCCCCATGTACGCGGATGCCGGGAAGGTAAGAGCGGGTCCTGAAACACGCAGGGCGTCGGGGAGTCCTGAAACGTCCGGGACATGCGGGGTCCGGGAACATCCAAGGGACCGGGGGATCTGGGAACACGCGGGGGATCTGGAACATCCAAGGGATCGGGGGATCTGGGAACATCCTGTGGACCAGGGGATCTGGGAACACACGGGGGACCAGGGGATTTGGGAACACGCAGGGGACCAGGGGATTTGGGAACACACAGGGGATCTGGGGATCTGGGAACATCCAGGGGATCTGGGAACACACAGGGGACCAGGGGATTTGGGAACACGCAGGGGATCAGGAGATCTGGGAACACACAGGGAACCAGGGGATCTGGAACATCCTGTGGACCGGGCGATCTGGGAACACGCGGGGGACCAGGGGATCTGGGAACACACAGGGAAccatgggatttgggaataCACAGGGGATCAGGGGATCTGGGAACATCCAGGGGATCTGGGAACACACAGGGGCTCAGGGATCCTGAACCATCCAGGAGATCAGGGAGTCCTGTAATATCCAAGGGTCCAGGGGATCTGGGAACACACAGAGGACATAGGGATCTGGGAACATCCTGGGCACCAGGGCATCTGGGAACATCCAGGAGACCAGGGGTCCTGGAACATCCAAGGGAACAGGGGATCTGGGAACACACAGGGCATCAGGGGATTTGGGAACACACAGGGGACCAGGGGATCTGGGAACATCCAGGGGATCTGGAAACACACAGGGGCTCAGGGGATCTGGGAACACACAGGGGCTCAGGGGTCCTGAAACATGCAGGGGTCCAGGGGATCTGGGAACATCCAGGGCATCTGGGAACACACAGGGGCTCAGGGGTCCTGAAACATCCAAGGGATCAGGGGCTCCTGAAACTTCCAAGGGACCAGGGGATCTGGGAACATCCAGGAGATCAGGGAATCTGGCAACATCCTGG
This region includes:
- the NPFFR1 gene encoding neuropeptide FF receptor 1, whose product is MQPPEPARAGGGPSNGTWWPNSSASHLLRENYTFLAYYQHSSPVALMFILAYTFIFLMCVVGNVLVCFVVVKNRQMRTVTNMFLLNLAISDLLVGIFCMPTTLVDNLITGWPFDNTMCKMSGLVQGMSVSASVFTLVAIAVERFRCIVHPFRQKLTLRKALLTIAVIWVLALLIMCPAAVTLTVTREEHHFMVDTYNNSYPLYSCWEAWPETGMRRIYTTVLFSHIYVAPLALIVVMYARIAFKLFKSVAPAQGGEEPEGRRISRRKAKVINMLIIVALFFSVSWLPLWTLMLLTDYGRLSEAQLRLLTVYVYPLAHWLAFFNSSANPIIYGYFNENFRRAFQEVFRAPLCSWHCQRGPYAPRSRGPRMLFGTRNRILSQARASASPAVSESGPLAPRRAGIPAWDG